A single region of the Winslowiella toletana genome encodes:
- the tssH gene encoding type VI secretion system ATPase TssH — protein MYQRERLFSRLGHYAYQSVVKATRLCRTFRHEDVELEHWLKTVIDSSEGDIPLLLAHYDINIAKLNEQLDKVICHMPTRTRSVQDISARLEEAVERGLLMSQIGDDSTSVRTAHILLGILQDKDLQRWLYRLSSEFEQIPTPQVMTEFNELVEGSCEQGAVTYSQDARMQDGGDQAGEILTKWCSDLTLSALEGKIDPVVARDSELRQVIDILLRRRQNNPILVGEAGVGKTAVVEALASKIAAGDVPPSLKGARLLSLDLGRMQAGSGVRGEFESRLKSLIDAITQSSSPIILFCDEAHTLVGAGGQAGTGDAVNLLKPMLARGALRMIAATTWSEYKQFIEPDAALTRRFQRVLVGEPKEQDAISMLRAIAPALSRHHGVIIRDAAIQAAVRLSLRNLPSRQLPDKAISLLDTACARVSLSYHATPQRMEMLNATMNMQNSEIGALNAEISLGGNVLERLKGLQLNVACAEAELKLLSLRREREQQLVAELQATEPKQPEQIRQLLGELEGVQNQDPLVYPWVDEQVVAEVLSDWTGIPGGRMIQDDLDNALQLEKLLGARVFGQKVAMAEIAQAVRISRAGIHQPERPLGVFLLAGPTGTGKTETAIALAEAMYAGAHNLITFNMSEFQESHAVSTLRGAPPGYIGYGKGGKLTEAVRRKPYSVILLDEFDKAHPDIHDLFYQVFDKGTMEDGEGRQISFRHCFILITCNQGAEEIEQAILREPTLPLAQLRPLVYDALQRKFAPALLARINIIPYLPLGEEALVLIARKNLSSLQRRLKSEINAEFAFESEVERWVANRVVSHPNSGRAVEDLLRQTILPAMGNEILRRKKNEEETNNIHLIVQDGELSMAFE, from the coding sequence GTGTATCAACGTGAGAGACTTTTTTCCCGGCTGGGACATTATGCTTATCAGTCGGTGGTAAAAGCCACCAGGCTTTGCCGCACTTTTCGCCATGAAGATGTTGAATTAGAACACTGGTTAAAAACAGTTATCGACAGCAGTGAAGGGGATATTCCGCTGTTACTGGCGCATTACGACATCAATATTGCCAAACTGAACGAGCAACTGGATAAGGTTATTTGTCATATGCCGACCCGTACCCGTTCAGTGCAGGATATCTCTGCACGGCTGGAAGAAGCGGTAGAGCGCGGCTTATTAATGAGTCAGATCGGTGACGACAGTACTTCAGTTCGCACCGCACATATTCTGCTCGGGATATTGCAGGATAAGGACCTGCAGCGCTGGCTGTATCGCCTGAGCAGCGAATTTGAACAAATCCCGACGCCGCAGGTGATGACGGAATTTAACGAATTAGTGGAAGGATCGTGCGAGCAAGGGGCAGTGACCTACTCGCAGGACGCGCGGATGCAGGATGGCGGCGATCAGGCTGGTGAGATCCTGACTAAATGGTGTAGTGATTTAACCCTCAGCGCACTGGAAGGTAAGATTGACCCGGTGGTCGCGCGTGATAGCGAGCTGCGCCAGGTGATTGATATTTTACTGCGTCGTCGTCAGAACAATCCAATTCTGGTTGGCGAAGCCGGTGTGGGTAAAACGGCGGTAGTGGAGGCGCTGGCCAGTAAAATTGCTGCCGGTGATGTTCCCCCCTCGCTGAAAGGGGCGCGCTTACTGTCGTTAGATCTTGGGCGTATGCAGGCCGGATCCGGCGTACGCGGTGAGTTTGAATCGCGGCTTAAATCATTAATTGATGCCATAACTCAATCCAGTTCGCCGATTATTTTATTCTGTGATGAAGCGCATACGCTGGTCGGTGCTGGCGGACAGGCTGGAACGGGCGACGCCGTTAATTTACTCAAGCCGATGCTGGCGCGCGGGGCGCTGCGCATGATTGCCGCCACGACCTGGTCAGAATACAAACAGTTTATTGAGCCTGATGCGGCCTTAACGCGCCGTTTTCAACGGGTGCTGGTCGGCGAGCCGAAGGAGCAGGATGCCATCAGTATGCTGCGCGCCATTGCACCGGCACTTTCCCGTCATCATGGTGTGATTATCCGCGACGCGGCGATTCAGGCGGCGGTGCGCTTGTCTTTGCGCAACCTGCCTTCGCGCCAGTTGCCTGACAAAGCCATCAGTCTGTTAGATACCGCCTGTGCCAGGGTGTCATTAAGCTATCATGCTACTCCACAGCGTATGGAAATGCTCAACGCCACCATGAATATGCAGAATAGTGAAATTGGCGCACTGAACGCCGAAATTTCGTTGGGGGGTAATGTGCTGGAGCGGCTAAAGGGATTGCAGCTCAATGTGGCGTGTGCTGAAGCTGAGCTGAAACTTTTGTCGCTGCGCCGCGAGCGCGAGCAGCAGCTGGTGGCTGAACTTCAGGCGACAGAACCGAAGCAACCTGAGCAGATCCGCCAGTTGCTCGGTGAGCTGGAAGGCGTGCAAAATCAGGATCCGCTGGTCTATCCATGGGTGGATGAGCAGGTGGTGGCCGAAGTGCTGTCAGACTGGACCGGGATTCCCGGTGGACGCATGATTCAGGACGATTTAGATAATGCGCTGCAGCTGGAAAAACTGCTGGGAGCACGGGTGTTCGGCCAAAAAGTCGCGATGGCGGAAATCGCGCAGGCAGTTCGAATCAGTCGGGCAGGTATTCACCAGCCTGAACGTCCGCTGGGCGTGTTTTTGCTGGCTGGCCCGACCGGGACTGGCAAAACAGAAACCGCGATTGCGCTGGCGGAAGCGATGTATGCCGGTGCGCATAATCTGATTACCTTTAATATGAGTGAGTTTCAGGAATCTCATGCGGTATCGACGCTGCGTGGTGCACCTCCGGGTTATATCGGCTATGGCAAAGGCGGCAAACTCACCGAAGCGGTAAGGCGCAAACCTTATTCCGTCATTCTGCTCGATGAGTTTGATAAGGCGCATCCCGATATTCACGATCTGTTTTATCAGGTATTTGATAAAGGCACGATGGAAGATGGTGAAGGGCGGCAGATCAGCTTCCGTCACTGCTTTATTCTTATCACTTGTAATCAGGGGGCTGAAGAGATTGAGCAGGCGATATTGCGTGAGCCAACTCTGCCGCTGGCACAACTGCGGCCACTGGTTTATGACGCTCTACAGCGTAAATTTGCCCCTGCATTACTGGCTCGTATCAATATTATTCCCTATTTACCATTGGGCGAGGAGGCGCTGGTACTGATAGCGCGTAAAAATCTCAGCAGTTTACAACGCCGACTGAAAAGTGAAATTAACGCTGAATTTGCCTTTGAGTCAGAAGTCGAACGCTGGGTAGCAAACCGGGTCGTCTCACACCCTAACAGCGGAAGGGCGGTTGAAGATCTGTTACGTCAGACGATATTGCCGGCTATGGGTAATGAAATTCTGCGTCGTAAAAAGAACGAAGAGGAAACCAATAATATTCATCTTATCGTTCAGGATGGTGAGCTCAGCATGGCTTTTGAGTAA
- a CDS encoding type VI secretion system Vgr family protein, translating to MSLPLSESSKVFTLEIKNDYLADVQAWPISFTTKEDISHNQEYVLAFESPLPDVDLDSLLGQVVRIKIRYISNVLPFAVISDFDSFRHRYYYAYVTAGYDDGQNGNNFVYKLELSTWLWFLMQNRNSRIFQEKSAPDVVRDIFSRYNQIADFSLELDGDYPQREYCAQFGETDFTFISRLLEEEGIWYYFRHQQDKHVMVITDRQAFETMPEGYDVIDFIPDDEDGRAIREGIQELKRSRKVRPNEIVLRDYDYLHPSNNLQAAVDEPDGGLDNVQLEWYDYAAGYQDTRRGEHIARLRLEMMQSDRQLLRGKSSAMGMVPGYAFRLMGHPDNARNRNYKLLGVHYRYLQGTADSGNDISASGEISCTLTTLNDDVSWRPLLKTRPPRVSGLQSATVVGTPDSEVYTDQHARIRVHFHWDRYKSTEEDSSCWVRVVQAWAGKGWGVVAMPRVGQEVLITYVDGNLDRPLVTGIVYNGENPPPYNLPQQIGHTGIVSRSLQQGLPQNASQITLVDDRGGEKVVIHAERDMHTSVEQDQYNIIDRHRWEWIKVIHGNLYNTHLYYTNIHFSVTGLGVHLTGVQAEAKGIHTGVTMVDVLFTGAKTSFTALDTSFTTISTHFTGIEKNFTGLKVSSTGIDNLMLGIRNKVVVMENDLTGNKNSFIAFNNEFVGMDNSAVVNRNQLIGVGNRIVGVNTELCGINTVRTGNALNFTASEINVTEARVEEFGNLVTSSKSRIENNGTVVNSTDFENRTVGLLLIN from the coding sequence ATGTCTCTTCCATTATCAGAGAGTAGTAAGGTTTTTACTCTGGAAATAAAGAATGATTATCTGGCGGATGTACAGGCCTGGCCAATCAGCTTTACGACAAAAGAAGATATTTCGCACAATCAGGAATATGTTCTGGCATTTGAATCGCCGTTACCTGATGTTGACCTTGATTCACTGCTGGGACAGGTGGTGCGGATTAAAATACGTTATATCAGCAATGTCTTACCTTTCGCGGTAATAAGCGATTTTGATAGCTTCCGTCATCGTTATTACTATGCCTATGTTACCGCCGGTTATGATGATGGTCAGAACGGCAATAATTTTGTTTATAAACTTGAGCTGAGTACCTGGCTGTGGTTTTTGATGCAGAATCGCAATAGTCGTATCTTTCAGGAGAAAAGTGCGCCTGACGTCGTCAGGGATATTTTTTCTCGCTATAACCAGATTGCCGATTTTAGCCTGGAGCTTGATGGCGACTATCCGCAGCGCGAATACTGCGCGCAATTTGGTGAAACCGACTTTACGTTCATTAGTCGGCTGCTGGAGGAAGAGGGGATCTGGTACTACTTCCGTCATCAGCAAGATAAACATGTCATGGTGATCACCGATCGGCAGGCGTTTGAAACCATGCCGGAAGGCTATGATGTAATTGACTTTATTCCTGATGATGAAGACGGCCGTGCAATTCGTGAAGGAATTCAGGAGCTTAAACGTTCGCGCAAGGTGCGACCGAATGAAATCGTGCTACGCGATTATGATTATTTGCATCCGAGCAATAATTTGCAGGCCGCTGTCGATGAGCCGGATGGTGGGCTGGATAACGTCCAGCTTGAATGGTACGACTATGCGGCGGGATATCAGGATACCCGTCGCGGCGAACATATTGCGCGTTTACGACTGGAAATGATGCAGAGCGATCGACAGCTACTGCGTGGTAAAAGCAGCGCTATGGGCATGGTTCCCGGCTATGCATTTCGGCTGATGGGGCATCCTGACAACGCGCGTAATCGCAATTATAAGCTGCTGGGCGTGCATTACCGCTACCTGCAAGGTACGGCTGACAGCGGTAATGATATTTCCGCCAGCGGTGAGATTTCCTGCACCCTGACCACACTCAATGATGATGTTTCCTGGCGTCCGTTACTGAAAACCCGACCGCCGCGTGTCTCCGGCCTGCAAAGTGCCACCGTCGTGGGTACGCCAGACTCAGAGGTCTATACCGATCAGCATGCGCGTATTCGCGTGCATTTCCACTGGGACCGCTATAAGAGTACCGAAGAGGACAGTTCCTGTTGGGTGCGGGTAGTGCAGGCCTGGGCCGGTAAAGGATGGGGAGTGGTTGCGATGCCGCGCGTCGGCCAGGAGGTGTTAATCACCTATGTTGACGGCAATCTTGATCGGCCATTGGTGACCGGCATTGTTTATAATGGCGAAAACCCTCCGCCGTATAACTTGCCGCAGCAGATTGGCCACACGGGTATTGTCTCGCGTTCGTTGCAGCAGGGGCTGCCACAGAATGCCAGCCAGATTACGCTGGTGGATGACCGTGGCGGTGAGAAGGTTGTTATTCATGCTGAACGCGATATGCACACTTCGGTCGAACAAGATCAGTATAATATTATTGACCGCCACCGCTGGGAGTGGATCAAGGTCATTCATGGCAATCTGTATAATACCCATCTTTATTATACCAATATCCACTTTAGCGTAACCGGTTTAGGTGTTCATCTTACGGGTGTGCAAGCCGAAGCCAAAGGTATCCATACCGGTGTTACGATGGTGGACGTCCTGTTTACCGGCGCAAAAACGTCGTTCACCGCGCTGGATACCTCATTTACCACCATCAGCACCCACTTTACCGGCATTGAAAAGAACTTTACCGGTCTGAAAGTCTCGTCGACCGGCATTGATAACCTGATGTTGGGTATCAGAAATAAAGTTGTGGTGATGGAAAATGACTTAACCGGTAATAAAAATAGCTTTATCGCATTTAATAATGAATTTGTTGGCATGGATAACTCTGCGGTGGTGAATCGTAATCAATTAATTGGGGTCGGAAACAGAATTGTCGGCGTCAATACCGAGCTTTGTGGCATCAATACCGTACGCACCGGTAATGCGCTTAATTTTACCGCCTCGGAGATTAATGTTACCGAGGCCAGAGTTGAGGAGTTCGGTAATTTGGTCACCAGCAGCAAATCACGTATTGAGAATAATGGCACTGTGGTTAACAGCACTGATTTTGAAAACCGGACGGTTGGATTGTTGTTGATCAATTAA
- a CDS encoding DUF2169 family type VI secretion system accessory protein: MRIVKPQQLIFLNGRYQLAQQSYLGVSVVAGVYLSKPQHFANEAEIWAGWEKAPLANRIMDLAEPKPFAEYLLAGHAATAKPVTSLNISVSVGELQRRWRVQGEAKLSAMQIAPFTQMALDHQHSYGGEGYAENPTGRGFQDGLSPRLMTLGADDLPQVNSPLAAPGPLPQHFLQRKRYLDRVAGEMAGEGYLKTLFPGYPQQLDRQYFQLAAPAQRYHQTEWPDDVPFELKGFRADGMQIQGHFPRVRARVFYSLKQAEARLIPLNMARKTLWLLPDSDLGLLIFTAAIPLDYLMQEPVATMVIGLDAVDNPRDDHHFRDVLDRRLAKDGSDFEFLYDPDLMPKGMGMNVINARQHNPDSLRYRAGPREDYLAYFLDIRQKLNQHQQRMALKQEPALEKIQWEVFPQVNQKSLNQLLSGSGSHWTEGEIFTCQSVEQLNPANMRFQQCQFVDCSFSEMVLDKCIFEYCQFENCTFSSVTFKHVTLNKCRFTDGQFSQGSFNNVQLEQTSFSRLRAIGLVSHSSQWKSCQFEKVSLEGAVLNHSLWDHCTFAETDLSLIKQQDGMITASIFNRCQLRQAYFINSQLDSGSILDSDCRGLSFAQCKIDSTTIQQDCWLPEAKFEHSVLNQVGLRGVTLEGSEFTRCVVRETSFESAQLANAQFILCDMTGVGLKDAMMQHARWDRCSLQQAMLYHADIRNTVFYRCNLVAANLSMVIRDVGEPFSECLLSEVTWYPLYQAVEGKG, encoded by the coding sequence ATGCGGATTGTAAAACCTCAACAACTTATTTTTCTTAATGGACGATACCAGCTTGCTCAGCAGAGTTATCTGGGTGTCAGTGTGGTGGCGGGAGTCTATTTATCAAAACCACAGCATTTTGCCAATGAGGCGGAAATTTGGGCGGGTTGGGAAAAAGCACCGCTGGCTAATCGAATCATGGATTTAGCTGAGCCAAAGCCGTTTGCTGAGTATTTGCTGGCGGGGCATGCCGCTACGGCTAAACCGGTGACATCACTGAATATCAGCGTGTCGGTCGGCGAATTGCAGCGGCGCTGGCGCGTACAGGGAGAAGCGAAGCTGTCCGCAATGCAGATCGCCCCTTTTACGCAGATGGCGCTGGATCATCAGCACAGTTATGGCGGCGAAGGATATGCGGAAAATCCGACCGGACGAGGGTTTCAGGATGGTCTCTCCCCACGTTTAATGACGCTGGGTGCAGACGATCTACCACAGGTGAATTCACCGCTGGCCGCGCCGGGTCCGCTGCCGCAGCATTTCCTGCAGCGTAAACGTTATCTCGATCGCGTGGCGGGGGAAATGGCTGGAGAAGGCTACCTGAAGACCCTATTTCCCGGCTATCCGCAGCAACTTGACCGACAATATTTTCAGCTGGCGGCTCCAGCGCAACGTTATCATCAGACGGAGTGGCCGGACGATGTACCGTTTGAACTGAAGGGTTTTCGTGCTGACGGTATGCAGATTCAGGGACATTTCCCTCGCGTGCGCGCCCGGGTGTTTTACAGCCTGAAACAGGCGGAGGCTCGCCTGATCCCCTTAAATATGGCGCGTAAAACCCTGTGGCTGTTACCGGACAGCGATTTGGGATTGCTGATATTTACCGCGGCCATTCCACTGGATTACTTAATGCAGGAGCCTGTAGCGACCATGGTCATTGGCTTAGATGCTGTCGATAATCCGCGTGACGACCACCACTTTCGCGATGTGCTCGACAGACGGCTGGCAAAGGATGGCAGTGATTTCGAATTTCTCTACGATCCCGATTTGATGCCGAAAGGAATGGGTATGAACGTGATTAATGCCCGTCAGCACAATCCTGACTCACTGCGTTATCGTGCCGGGCCACGGGAGGATTATCTGGCCTACTTTCTCGATATCCGTCAGAAACTCAATCAGCATCAGCAGCGTATGGCGCTAAAACAGGAGCCGGCGCTGGAAAAAATTCAGTGGGAGGTCTTTCCCCAGGTGAATCAGAAGAGCCTGAACCAGCTGCTGTCCGGTAGCGGTAGCCACTGGACTGAGGGAGAGATTTTTACCTGTCAGTCGGTAGAGCAACTAAATCCGGCCAATATGCGCTTTCAGCAATGCCAGTTTGTCGACTGCTCCTTCTCTGAGATGGTGCTGGATAAGTGTATTTTTGAATACTGTCAGTTTGAGAATTGCACCTTTTCCTCGGTGACATTTAAGCATGTCACGCTGAATAAATGTCGCTTTACCGACGGACAATTCTCGCAGGGGAGCTTTAATAATGTTCAGCTTGAGCAGACCAGTTTCAGCCGACTGCGGGCCATCGGCTTAGTCAGTCATAGCAGTCAATGGAAAAGCTGCCAGTTTGAAAAAGTCAGTCTGGAAGGTGCCGTGCTGAATCATAGCCTCTGGGATCACTGCACTTTTGCTGAGACCGATCTTTCCCTGATCAAGCAACAGGACGGGATGATCACCGCGTCGATCTTTAATCGCTGCCAGCTGCGGCAGGCATATTTTATCAACAGCCAACTGGATAGCGGATCGATTCTCGACAGCGACTGCCGTGGGCTGTCCTTTGCGCAGTGCAAAATTGACAGCACCACCATCCAGCAGGATTGCTGGCTGCCGGAGGCGAAATTCGAACACTCGGTGCTGAATCAGGTCGGGCTGCGTGGCGTGACGCTGGAAGGCAGTGAGTTTACCCGTTGCGTGGTGAGGGAAACCAGTTTTGAGAGTGCCCAACTGGCTAATGCGCAGTTTATTTTATGCGATATGACCGGCGTAGGCCTGAAGGACGCCATGATGCAACATGCCCGATGGGATCGATGCAGCCTGCAGCAGGCGATGCTTTACCATGCCGATATCAGAAATACGGTTTTTTATCGCTGTAACCTGGTGGCCGCGAATCTGTCGATGGTCATTCGCGATGTGGGGGAGCCTTTTTCAGAATGTTTACTGAGTGAGGTGACCTGGTATCCACTTTATCAGGCTGTGGAAGGGAAGGGATAA
- a CDS encoding pentapeptide repeat-containing protein: protein MDNVKVIASNIDELTFINCNINQFIMQDCLAKNLRFQQGELRASHWQRCLIEGMVLEKTQIAKMRISDVQLANWVALSLPATDFTVSGGKFKDASWFASRIEQGRWQQVEIHRLAMSQCELEDVVWQDISGGHAVWNQCELSQVVLSGLSLPGSSFYRSRLTHCDLSGSNLAHGVFTRSQLSDCQLSGANMTACMADNAQFVRCNFVGATMATAQMAGCSLQHCRVSGCDLSQADLRAADVSTTPLHEAAQTAGVRLHGATLGPAEQTVVKEEPVLTTVDAWYQYYQPGIPSDSPLSSQVLPGGSRNV, encoded by the coding sequence ATGGACAACGTTAAGGTTATCGCCTCTAATATCGATGAACTGACTTTTATTAATTGTAATATTAATCAGTTTATTATGCAGGATTGTCTGGCAAAGAACTTACGTTTTCAGCAGGGAGAATTACGCGCCTCTCACTGGCAGCGATGCTTAATCGAGGGCATGGTGCTGGAAAAAACGCAGATCGCCAAGATGAGAATCAGCGATGTACAGCTGGCTAATTGGGTGGCGCTCTCATTACCCGCTACGGATTTTACTGTCTCCGGCGGTAAATTTAAGGACGCAAGCTGGTTCGCCAGCCGAATTGAGCAGGGGCGATGGCAGCAGGTTGAAATTCATCGCTTAGCGATGAGCCAGTGCGAGCTTGAGGATGTGGTATGGCAGGATATCAGCGGTGGACACGCAGTCTGGAACCAGTGTGAGTTAAGCCAGGTCGTGCTGAGTGGGCTTAGCCTGCCGGGCAGCAGTTTTTATCGTTCGCGCCTGACGCATTGCGATCTCAGTGGCAGTAATTTGGCCCACGGCGTATTTACCCGTTCACAGTTAAGCGATTGCCAGCTGTCTGGAGCCAATATGACGGCGTGCATGGCGGATAACGCGCAGTTTGTTCGCTGTAATTTCGTCGGGGCCACCATGGCAACTGCACAAATGGCGGGGTGTAGCCTGCAGCACTGTCGTGTATCGGGCTGCGATCTTTCTCAGGCCGATTTGCGCGCGGCGGATGTATCGACCACGCCGTTACACGAGGCAGCGCAAACGGCCGGCGTTCGTTTGCATGGGGCAACGCTCGGGCCAGCCGAGCAGACTGTCGTCAAAGAAGAGCCGGTACTGACCACTGTCGATGCCTGGTATCAGTATTACCAGCCGGGGATTCCGTCAGATTCACCGTTGTCATCGCAAGTGTTACCGGGAGGAAGCCGCAATGTCTAG
- a CDS encoding DUF3540 domain-containing protein: MSRRLSAGAPLRNPLPFRDEPPAFCALPSGTQVVAEIKTDNQGKLYLAAWSNYELQVAASCLLKPLEGDRVRATLDQKRLYITDILVRRQAGEWILNSGEHALHIIAPQLILNGGKKIVLQAESISLLSRTSRWVAERMEQMTKRWFVQADDAHRKIKYNESIEAENITHHAEEMMTVKGRMTSINGSAVVKVEGSQIHMG, encoded by the coding sequence ATGTCTAGAAGATTATCCGCAGGTGCGCCATTAAGAAATCCTTTGCCGTTCAGAGATGAGCCACCGGCCTTTTGTGCGCTTCCTTCTGGTACTCAGGTGGTTGCTGAAATTAAAACTGATAATCAGGGCAAGCTGTATCTGGCTGCCTGGTCAAACTATGAATTGCAGGTTGCGGCCAGTTGTTTACTGAAACCGCTGGAAGGCGACCGTGTCAGAGCCACTCTCGATCAAAAAAGATTATATATCACCGATATTTTAGTGCGGCGGCAGGCAGGCGAGTGGATATTAAACAGCGGCGAGCATGCTTTACACATTATTGCGCCTCAGCTGATCTTAAACGGCGGCAAAAAAATAGTGCTGCAAGCGGAAAGTATCTCACTGCTATCACGGACCTCACGCTGGGTCGCCGAACGTATGGAGCAAATGACTAAACGGTGGTTTGTGCAGGCGGATGATGCTCACCGTAAGATTAAATATAACGAAAGTATTGAAGCGGAAAATATCACTCACCACGCTGAAGAAATGATGACAGTAAAAGGACGCATGACTTCGATAAACGGCTCTGCCGTGGTGAAGGTCGAGGGTAGCCAGATCCATATGGGGTAA
- a CDS encoding PAAR domain-containing protein, producing MPSVNISAGGLSTSGSDVLKSGLIIVVAENTLPNSSGGVNVPNVLICGGYVQTLSTQFYHSATKGAGIGICSSTHSGKGSHMMSSSVLIVKGNGVTYLGCAGVTNSGNTACVQSAPGQYTVHVNR from the coding sequence ATGCCATCAGTCAATATCAGTGCTGGAGGGCTCAGTACATCAGGAAGTGATGTGCTGAAGTCAGGGTTAATTATTGTTGTGGCTGAAAATACCTTACCGAACAGCAGTGGCGGCGTTAACGTGCCCAATGTGCTGATTTGTGGCGGATATGTTCAGACTTTATCCACGCAGTTTTATCATAGCGCGACCAAAGGGGCGGGGATCGGTATTTGTTCCTCTACTCACTCGGGTAAAGGATCGCATATGATGTCGTCAAGCGTACTGATTGTAAAAGGTAATGGCGTAACCTATCTGGGTTGCGCTGGCGTCACTAATTCTGGCAATACCGCTTGTGTTCAGTCTGCGCCTGGTCAATATACCGTTCATGTTAATCGCTAA
- the tssJ gene encoding type VI secretion system lipoprotein TssJ has protein sequence MLIANMKKFSFIFLAVMINTGCSHFFDRATEQEARSIEVSLSVAKQVNPDMANNSQPVKICIIETRRAGWLPQQLYEGRICEGLSASADVVNFEQYILAPGQKKTYRTISHDYDSGSRWILVGAEFQRGIGEYSLIEKIIPPDGDFKIDVVAEYTALTFL, from the coding sequence ATGTTAATCGCTAATATGAAGAAGTTTAGTTTTATTTTTCTGGCGGTAATGATCAATACCGGCTGTAGTCATTTTTTTGATCGCGCAACTGAGCAGGAAGCGCGGAGTATCGAAGTCAGCCTGTCTGTCGCAAAGCAGGTGAATCCCGACATGGCGAATAATTCACAGCCGGTAAAAATCTGCATTATTGAAACGCGCAGGGCGGGATGGTTGCCACAACAGCTCTATGAAGGAAGAATTTGTGAAGGATTGAGTGCTTCGGCAGATGTGGTCAATTTCGAGCAGTATATTCTGGCGCCGGGGCAGAAAAAAACCTACAGAACGATAAGCCATGATTACGATAGCGGCAGCCGTTGGATATTAGTCGGGGCTGAATTTCAACGAGGAATCGGTGAGTATTCTCTTATCGAAAAAATCATCCCCCCTGACGGGGATTTTAAAATAGACGTGGTTGCTGAATATACCGCGCTAACTTTTTTATAA
- the tssK gene encoding type VI secretion system baseplate subunit TssK — MLPTQRVAWVEGMLMEPQHFQQQERYLENLIYAQARSFGAYTWGICELEIDEGLLEQGKLAIRRAKGIFPDGTVFDMPAQDPLPLPLELNDSCQNKMVCLSVLSDMPGNPWIDLTRGNAGSRYRAIDSEIQDRNVFQQAEGNPRNAMLQLGQLQTRLSLRDNLSANESMLPLAMIGERSAEGSLVLNSKILPPMLDFRATGWLNSAVSELQGLISLRLNSVRLPDAHYAGGGMSEVLELMLVQLLGEYHLVLTHLLRRPRVHPEELYQLLLGLLGRLCIIPGSEAIRERNDLHYSHERPDIGYFQLFAALRRALSLVIESPAVAMPFKSSGDNLYLCQNDGQLRLERLIFAVSADIPAEVLRRDFPAQIKLGPVEKIIKLIDLQLPGVRLAALGAPPRHIPYYPDSVYFEVDPSDALYKEMMAGAAIAFSVVGDFPALRFDVWGLRPGRGR, encoded by the coding sequence ATGTTGCCCACACAGCGTGTTGCTTGGGTTGAAGGAATGCTAATGGAACCACAGCATTTCCAGCAGCAAGAGCGTTATTTAGAAAACTTAATTTATGCTCAGGCGCGAAGCTTTGGCGCTTATACCTGGGGTATTTGTGAGCTGGAGATCGACGAGGGGCTGCTTGAACAAGGCAAGCTGGCGATTAGGCGGGCAAAAGGCATTTTTCCTGACGGCACTGTTTTTGATATGCCAGCACAGGACCCTTTGCCATTGCCGCTGGAATTGAACGACAGTTGTCAAAATAAAATGGTCTGTCTGTCGGTGTTATCCGATATGCCGGGTAATCCATGGATTGATTTAACGCGCGGTAACGCGGGCAGCCGCTATCGTGCTATTGATAGCGAAATTCAGGATCGTAATGTATTCCAGCAGGCCGAAGGTAATCCGCGAAATGCTATGTTGCAGTTGGGGCAGTTGCAGACGCGCCTGAGCCTGCGGGACAATCTCAGCGCCAATGAATCAATGTTGCCGCTGGCGATGATTGGCGAACGAAGCGCCGAAGGCAGTCTGGTGTTAAACAGTAAAATTCTGCCACCGATGCTGGATTTTCGCGCCACCGGCTGGCTTAACAGTGCCGTTTCTGAATTGCAGGGGCTGATCTCGCTTCGCCTGAATAGCGTACGCCTGCCGGATGCCCACTACGCGGGCGGCGGGATGTCGGAAGTGCTGGAACTGATGCTGGTGCAGCTGCTTGGCGAGTATCATCTGGTGCTGACGCATTTATTGCGCCGTCCGCGCGTGCACCCTGAAGAGCTGTATCAGCTGCTGCTGGGGCTGCTGGGCCGACTGTGCATTATTCCGGGCAGTGAAGCGATCCGCGAGCGCAACGATCTGCACTATAGCCATGAACGTCCGGACATTGGCTACTTCCAGCTGTTTGCGGCGCTGCGTCGTGCGCTCTCGTTGGTCATTGAATCTCCGGCAGTCGCCATGCCGTTTAAAAGTAGCGGCGATAATCTTTATTTATGTCAAAACGATGGACAGCTGCGGCTGGAACGCCTGATCTTCGCGGTGAGTGCCGATATTCCGGCAGAAGTGCTGCGCCGTGATTTCCCGGCACAGATCAAGCTGGGGCCGGTTGAGAAAATCATCAAGTTAATTGATTTGCAGTTGCCGGGCGTGCGCCTTGCGGCGCTGGGAGCGCCACCGCGTCATATTCCCTACTATCCCGACAGCGTCTATTTTGAAGTGGATCCCTCTGACGCGCTGTATAAAGAGATGATGGCCGGTGCGGCTATTGCTTTCAGCGTCGTCGGTGATTTTCCAGCATTGCGCTTTGATGTCTGGGGGCTGAGGCCGGGGAGAGGGAGATGA